A genomic window from Vitis riparia cultivar Riparia Gloire de Montpellier isolate 1030 chromosome 16, EGFV_Vit.rip_1.0, whole genome shotgun sequence includes:
- the LOC117933656 gene encoding LEAF RUST 10 DISEASE-RESISTANCE LOCUS RECEPTOR-LIKE PROTEIN KINASE-like 2.3 produces MMEKESKVVGVGLIILLHVWFLSICVATETKACRSSCGDIQISDPFRLEGDSTGCGYPEYELACKNNRTILDGKYYVKEINYNNYTIRVVVLGIEKGNCFSTPLYSLAPYNYRFESGFGHNTIVLMNCTRQISDQNYIPITPCNTSTNGSSPSSPSYAYALVGNSKQVGDLPYSCTFGTTVITGKLQAVSEPPIRSMSDVQQSLLMGVELSFLGFRCRECAKGLLCYANISNNTIQCFTWHTRKYWLKFLKDDVLVPVVSFFTRAFFRSPFTIQGLKNYLVQNLGSYDSRTVVIGAWFLQKTVIIIIGGRTVIGISCLLGYLIYKFRRRHLSADDNIEEFLRTHQNLQPIRYSYSHLKKMTNNFKSKLGQGGFASVYKGKLRSGHIVAVKMLTMSKAKEQDFINEVATIGRIHHVNVVRLVGFCVERSKWALIYDFMPNGSLDKFIFFDGEKSAPLSWDRLYMIALGVGRGIEYLHQGCDMQILHFDIKPHNILLDENFTPKVSDFGLAKLYSTDESVVSLTAARGTLGYIAPELFYKNIGGVSYKADVYSFGMLLMEIVGKRRHMSVHEENLSEIFFPSWIHDKIKQGEDIEIGDAKEEDMKYMKKMVIVALWCVQMKPTDRPSMSKALEMLEGEVELLQMPPKPTLYSHEMSAEDRENSPIGVPFSSCNGNITFSLDGR; encoded by the exons ATGATGGAGAAAGAATCAAAGGTTGTGGGAGTAGGCCTCATAATACTCCTCCATGTCTGGTTCCTTTCAATTTGTGTTGCTACTGAAACCAAGGCCTGCAGGTCTTCTTGCGGGGATATCCAAATCAGCGATCCTTTTCGATTAGAAGGTGATTCAACTGGCTGCGGTTATCCCGAGTATGAATTGGCTTGTAAAAACAACCGTACCATATTAGATGGGAAATACTATGTCAAGGAGATCAACTACAATAACTACACCATTAGAGTAGTAGTTCTTGGGATAGAGAAGGGAAACTGTTTCTCTACTCCTCTCTATTCCTTGGCACCATATAATTATAGATTTGAATCTGGTTTTGGACACAATACCATAGTTTTGATGAACTGCACCAGGCAAATCAGTGATCAAAACTACATTCCTATTACTCCTTGCAATACAAGTACCAACGGTTCTTCCCCTTCTTCACCATCATACGCTTATGCTCTAGTTGGAAACTCCAAGCAGGTGGGTGATCTTCCCTACTCGTGCACCTTTGGCACTACTGTTATTACTGGTAAATTGCAGGCAGTTTCAGAGCCCCCCATTAGATCAATGTCAGATGTGCAACAAAGCCTTCTTATGGGGGTTGAGCTTTCATTTTTGGGATTCCGCTGCAGAGAATGCGCGAAAGGCCTACTCTGCTATGCAAATATTAGTAACAACACTATACAATGCTTCACATGGCATACCAGAAAATATT GGCTTAAGTTTTTGAAAGACGACGTACTGGTTCCAGTGGTCTCCTTCTTCA CCCGTGCATTTTTTCGAAGCCCTTTTACAATCCAAG GTCTTAAAAATTATCTTGTCCAAAATCTTGGTTCATATGACTCCAGGACTGTTGTAATTG GAGCCTGGTTTCTTCAAAAGACTG TCATAATAATCATTGGAGGGCGCACTGTGATTGGGATATCTTGCCTGCTTGGTTATTTGATCTACAAGTTTCGAAGAAGACACTTATCCGCAGATGATAATATTGAAGAATTTCTGCGAACTCATCAAAATCTCCAGCCCATCAGGTActcatattcacatttaaagaaGATGACCAACAATTTTAAGAGCAAGTTAGGCCAAGGAGGTTTTGCCTCCGTATACAAAGGAAAACTTCGAAGTGGTCATATTGTAGCAGTAAAAATGTTAACCATGTCAAAAGCTAAGGAACAAGATTTCATCAATGAAGTTGCTACAATCGGAAGGATTCACCATGTTAATGTGGTACGACTTGTTGGATTTTGTGTAGAAAGATCAAAATGGGCTCTTATATATGATTTCATGCCAAACGGGTCTCTTGATAAGTTCATCTTTTTTGATGGAGAAAAGAGTGCTCCTTTGAGTTGGGATAGATTATATATGATTGCACTTGGAGTAGGACGTGGAATTGAATATTTACATCAAGGGTGTGACATGCAAATTCTACATTTTGATATCAAGCCccacaatattcttttggatgaaAACTTTACTCCAAAAGTTTCAGATTTTGGACTTGCTAAATTATATTCAACAGATGAAAGTGTTGTATCCCTCACTGCAGCCCGAGGAACATTAGGATATATTGCTCCggagttgttttataaaaacattggaGGAGTATCATATAAAGctgatgtttatagttttggaatgttatTGATGGAAATAGTAGGAAAGCGGAGGCACATGAGTGTTCATGAGGAGAATCTCAGTGAAATATTCTTCCCATCATGGATTCATGACAAAATCAAACAGGGAGAAGATATTGAAATTGGTGATGCCAAAGAAGAAGATATGAAATATATGAAAAAGATGGTCATCGTTGCATTATGGTGTGTGCAAATGAAGCCCACAGACCGGCCTTCCATGAGCAAAGCACTGGAGATGCTGGAAGGTGAGGTTGAACTCTTGCAAATGCCTCCTAAGCCTACTCTTTATTCTCATGAAATGTCAGCTGAAGACCGGGAGAACAGTCCAATTGGTGTACCATTTTCCTCATGCAATGGTAATATTACATTTAGCCTAGATGGAAGGTAA
- the LOC117933658 gene encoding rust resistance kinase Lr10-like: MIINSCLKMVLPLFFLFLRLSAEIGANQDECKVPSCSPHGPAIKFPFRRKDQPYHCGYLGFEISCTEKKQTILELPYSVKLSVDKINYKSREIVVHDPDFCLQRQLQNLTLSASPFQFKVDSSIFESWTDDFTFFSCSSDTREYEFPFTLIPCRSRFLHENPVYAVRSFMQLDWLDLSSCHKLYNLSLSDGIVDGKKFSLTWSESICGNCEKAGQKCRLKSNSKGPETECIPKQVKGVKEKILIAGVILGFFVLVFVIIILHRVYRSNESKRENIVRIEKFLEDYKALKPSRYSYNDIKKLTNHFKDKLGQGGYGTVYKGKLSNEVLVAIKILNDSKGNGEEFINEVGTIGRIHHVNVVRLVGFCADGVKRALIYEFLPNESLEKFIFSTSVKAYSLGWEKLQDIAIGIAKGIEYLHQGCDQRILHFDIKPHNILLDENFNPKISDFGLAKLCSKDQSAVSMTVARGTMGYIAPEVLSRNFGNASYKSDVYSFGMLLLEMVGGRKNIDVTMETNQVYFPEWVYNQLDQGEDVHIRIEEEGDIKIAKKLTIVGLWCIQWYPIDRPSMKVVVQMLEREGENLTIPPNPFASIGSTGGNIRRRKKSLQQELTIISE, from the exons ATGATCATAAACAGTTGCTTGAAAATGGtccttcctttatttttcttattcctGAGATTATCTGCAGAGATTGGAGCTAACCAAGATGAGTGCAAGGTACCAAGTTGCAGTCCCCACGGTCCAGCCATTAAGTTCCCGTTCCGGCGAAAAGATCAGCCATACCACTGTGGATATCTCGGGTTTGAGATCTCTTGCACAGAAAAGAAGCAGACCATACTGGAGCTGCCATATTCAGTTAAGCTCTCAgtggataaaataaattacaaatctCGGGAGATTGTCGTCCATGACCCGGATTTTTGCCTTCAAAGACAGCTTCAAAACCTTACTTTATCTGCCTCTCCCTTCCAGTTCAAAGTTGACTCTTCCATCTTCGAAAGCTGGACAGACGACTTCACTTTCTTCAGTTGTTCCTCAGATACAAGAGAGTATGAATTTCCATTTACGTTAATCCCTTGCAGATCTAGATTTCTCCACGAAAACCCAGTTTATGCTGTTCGTTCATTCATGCAACTCGATTGGTTGGATCTATCCTCTTGCCACAAGCTTTACAACCTTTCACTCTCTGATGGTATAGTTGATgggaaaaaattttctttaacttgGTCTGAATCGATATGCGGAAATTGTGAAAAAGCGGGTCAGAAATGCAGACTAAAGAGCAATAGCAAGGGACCTGAAACTGAATGCATTCCTAAACAAGTAAAAG gtgtaaaagaaaaaatactgATTGCAG GTGTAATCCTTGGTTTCTTTGTTCTCGTGTTTGTAATCATCATACTTCATCGTGTGTATAGATCAAATGAATCTAAAAGAGAGAATATTGTGAGAATCGAAAAGTTTTTGGAAGATTACAAAGCTCTCAAACCTTCAAGATACTCATACAATGATATTAAGAAGCTTACAAATCACTTCAAGGATAAATTGGGTCAAGGAGGTTATGGAACCGTGTACAAAGGAAAGCTTTCTAATGAAGTTCTTGTCGCAATAAAGATCCTTAACGATtccaaaggaaatggagaagaGTTCATTAATGAAGTGGGAACGATAGGTAGAATTCATCATGTCAATGTAGTTCGTTTGGTTGGATTTTGTGCTGATGGAGTTAAGCGAGCTTTAATTTATGAGTTCTTACCAAATGAGTCTTTGGAGAAGTTCATCTTTTCAACATCTGTTAAGGCCTATTCACTTGGTTGGGAGAAACTTCAAGACATTGCTATAGGCATAGCCAAAGGAATTGAGTATCTTCATCAAGGTTGTGATCAAAGGATTctccattttgatatcaaacctCATAATATTTTGCTTGACGAAAACTTTAATCCTAAGATATCCGACTTTGGTTTGGCGAAATTGTGTTCCAAGGATCAAAGTGCAGTTTCAATGACCGTAGCAAGAGGGACCATGGGGTACATTGCACCAGAAGTATTATCTAGAAACTTTGGGAATGCGTCTTATAAGTcagatgtttatagttttggaatgCTATTACTTGAAATGGTAGGAGGAAGGAAGAATATTGATGTTACAATGGAGACTAACCAAGTATACTTTCCTGAATGGGTTTATAATCAGTTAGATCAAGGGGAAGATGTGCATATTCGAATTGAGGAAGAAGGAGACATTAAAATAGCAAAGAAACTAACAATTGTGGGACTTTGGTGCATACAATGGTATCCAATTGATCGTCCTTCCATGAAAGTTGTGGTTCAAATGTtggaaagagaaggagaaaattTAACAATACCTCCCAATCCTTTTGCCTCTATAGGTTCAACAGGAGGAAACATCAGAAGGCGCAAAAAATCTCTTCAACAAGAGTTGACAATTATCTCAGAATAG